In Mycobacterium gallinarum, a single window of DNA contains:
- a CDS encoding alpha/beta fold hydrolase, whose protein sequence is MASKDGTKLGFRQLGHGPGIVLQHGGALGSQHYMKLAGALAEEFTVYLPDRRGRGMSGPYGPHYCIEREDEDLAAIIAATGAENVFGAADGGLFALHASMSVPAIRKVAVFEPVLFVGQPDLDKFKTTIDRGQRLVDSGDIADAMASLAKGAADGDPRVQQVAAPLRLLGTIMTQPLICRAILWADAKRVTGDDASLRDLIIAWKEELNVVKSTEGTLDDYQNVTADVLLLCGTGAPTLFTGTLDALQSVLPAATRIELPGLNHGGAQDSGGNPRVIADQLRRFFA, encoded by the coding sequence GTGGCATCGAAAGACGGCACGAAGTTGGGCTTTCGTCAGCTCGGTCACGGCCCCGGCATAGTGCTGCAGCATGGCGGAGCGCTGGGCTCTCAGCACTACATGAAACTGGCAGGCGCTCTTGCTGAAGAGTTCACCGTCTACCTGCCCGACCGGCGCGGCCGCGGGATGAGCGGACCGTACGGTCCGCACTACTGCATCGAACGTGAGGACGAAGACCTCGCAGCCATCATCGCCGCCACCGGCGCGGAGAATGTCTTCGGCGCCGCTGACGGTGGCCTGTTCGCGCTACATGCCTCGATGTCCGTTCCGGCGATACGCAAAGTCGCTGTCTTCGAACCGGTCCTGTTCGTCGGACAGCCGGACCTCGACAAGTTCAAGACCACCATCGACCGTGGGCAGCGTCTCGTGGACAGCGGCGACATCGCCGACGCGATGGCGAGTCTGGCCAAGGGTGCCGCCGACGGCGACCCCCGGGTACAGCAGGTCGCCGCGCCGCTTCGTCTGTTGGGCACGATCATGACTCAGCCGCTGATCTGCCGGGCGATCCTGTGGGCCGACGCCAAGAGGGTCACCGGCGACGACGCCTCGCTGCGTGACTTGATCATCGCGTGGAAAGAGGAGTTGAACGTCGTCAAGTCGACCGAAGGCACCCTCGACGACTACCAGAACGTGACCGCCGACGTTCTACTTCTCTGCGGCACAGGCGCTCCCACACTTTTCACCGGCACCCTCGACGCGTTGCAAAGCGTGTTGCCCGCGGCGACGCGCATCGAACTTCCGGGGCTCAATCACGGCGGCGCACAAGATTCCGGCGGCAA